The Rattus norvegicus strain BN/NHsdMcwi chromosome 9, GRCr8, whole genome shotgun sequence genome contains the following window.
ATTCTAGACCTAGATCAGATTGTACAGAAGCTATAAGCTTCCATGACTAGGCCTAGATTATCAGAAGGAGGAAGTAAGCCTTCCAGGTATTTTTACATTCCTATGTGATAGTCACTGTCTACAAAAATAGAGCAAGTACTATATGTATCACAATCTTGTTGTCCCTATCTTTAcgaatttgcttttctttgttcactATAGCTTCCCTTCTTTGCCTTTCATTTAAGCAATATTGAATTAAGTTTTTATATGAGGGTagattctcatataatatatcctgaccaCTGTTTCCCCAACCTGCACTCCCAACTACCCCTCATTTCTATCCTTTCCCCAAggtccacccccccccacccattTCCTCTTCAAAAAGGAGCAGACCTAACAGacaaaacaagagagaaaaagacaaggtGAAAGCCTTCATGTTGGACAAGGCAACCTGATAGGAAAAATCTCAAGATCAAGCCAAAGAATCAGAGTTACACCTGCTTCCACAGTTCGGAGTCCCTCAAagacaccaagctaacagccataacatatcAGCAGAGGACCTGGCATAGACACATGCTGTCTCTATGCTTGCCATTTAAGTTTCTGTAAGATTCCTAGAAATCCAGTCAGTGTTAGTCATGGGTTCCCTCTCATGTCAAgggcctcaagttaaaccaaacattggttggccactcaaaCACGTTTGTTACCATCATGTCCCAGCACTTCTTAGGAAGGACCaattgtaggtgtgtgtgggtgttggggGCGGAGAGTGGATCCAGGTTTCTCTACAAGTTTTAGACTGTAGAGTACCTTCTCTCCTCAAAGAGACTCTTACACAGGGGTGAAGGCTCCAAGCTTGTACTCAGTTGACCTCTCCATTCAGTGAACCGTGTGGAATTTGTCCTTAATTATCAGGCCCTGCTGTCAGTTATCTGAGAGCAAAGTTTGTCCTTGCATCAGCATGGATTGTTGAAGGATCTCAAGGGACCTCCTTGGCCAACAGCTCAACCAAATGTACCTTATTACCAACATTCAAGCCCTGCCTGGTGTCAAAAGATGGTCAgttcagactccatatcctccattactaggagttTTCATTAGGGTTACCCTGGTCATCCAGGAAGTTGTCATTGTACTGGATTTCTATACTAACTCCCAAATAACCCCTAATTccagctgtttcttcctgcaCTGTACTTTCCCCTGCATCCCCCTCAACTGATCCTCCCTACTCCTGTTCCCATCAAACTCTGGTCTACTCACAGaaattattctatttcccctcTAGAATGAGATCTGTGCTTCCTCCCTAGAGTCCACCTCTTTAACTAGCCTCTCTGTGTTTATTACTATTTACCTAAtgggtaatatccacttgtaagtaAAGGCATGTCATGTTTGTCATTCTGGGTATGATTGCTTTAGTTGCATTTACTTGCCTGTAAATTCATGATGTCATCTTTTTAATCAGCTGAGtgataaatgtaccacatttttggttTACCCTATagggctcaaagtgagtcttaactataAGGAGATCCCCCAAGTGAGGCATGAGAATGGAGTTTAATGCAAAGGCAAGAGTTTATTTTCGGGTGAGTCGGGgtcaaccttcaatcagcccctcgtaGCGAGGGACTGGAAGGTGACCCCAATGGCTgtgacaagcagtttttatactttcagaggtacaggttacattagcaggtttacagttcaaacttatatGGCATGCCTTTGAGCtcttatctgggaccagagggtcaggctactctcagtacattctgcagaattttcaagaatgtccctgcttctcccaagaactgtgggtggagaatggaacttgtccGAGCCTTGGCCCGAGGCGTGAAGCTGGGTCGTGCCCTAATTTTCACCAGAGGCAGTTGatgtaaagctggcaaaagcccttagggtccccataacctacctactttccacCAGGCCAAGCCTCCTGATAGCTCTTaggcttcagtaagaactagggtccttcaacccattcttcagttgaggtactCTTAGGTTGTTTCTAGGTTCTGGCAAGTGTGAATAaatatgctatgaacatagttgagcaaatggcCTTGTGGTAGGGTGGAGCACCTTTTAGATAGATGCCAAGAGCTTTATAGCTGTGATTTGAGAtagatggattctcagggttcTGAGGCATCATGACTCTGAGGAAATGCTCATTTCCATAGTGGCAGTATTAGTTTGCACCCAACAAGCATGGAGAGTTGTTAcccattctccacatccttaccagcatgactTGTCACTTGTATTGATCTTATCCCTTCTGACATGTGCAAGATAgattctcaaagtagttttgatttgcatttccttgatggctgagatgataatgatttctttaagtatttctcagctttttgagattcctcttttgagaattgtcTGTGTAGATTtataccccccctttttttaaagatttatttatttaatgtgagtgagtacactatagctgtcttcagacacgccaaaagagggcatcagatcccattacagatggttgtgagccaccatgtggttgctgggaattgaactgaggacctctggaagagctgtcagtcctcttaaccgctgacccatctctccagtccctttaccccatttttaattgaattttttactttgaaagtttaatttcttgaggtcattatgtattttatatattaggcctctataagatatggatttcttttaaaaaaaaaagtattttcccaTTCCTTAGGCTGCCATTATGCCCAATTCACTGGGATTTTGCCACAGCtaatcccatttatttatttatttatttatttatttatttatttatttatttatttatttatttattggcaaaGATGAGAAACAGAATACACAGGATGAGTATTGGCCTGTAATTTCATAAATTTGTTATTACACTCTTGTAGTTCATGTTTAAAacactttctgtctgtctttctgtctcgtTTATCTTCTGAAAATTTACTATGTTATGAGTTTCTTGAAGTTTTGATAGTTTGGGAAACAGTTTTAGTGTCCTCTTCTAAAGGCTTGCTTCTCCTCATTTCTTGgcaaatctgtgttttccagttttcGTAATCATTaattttgattgtgtgtgtgtgtgtgtgtgtgtgtgtgtgtgtgtgtgtgtgtgtgtgtgtgtgtggtttgtttgttggtcTTTCCTACTTAAATGATATTGTTAACActtttgatttgggttttttaaaCTTTCTGAAATAttattgcctttttgtcctagtTAGCTTCAGTTGTGAACATTTTAGAGCCTACAATCATCTGAGGGGCTCTCACTTGAGGGCATGCCCTCATCAAAATATCTGGATGCTGTATCAGTGAGAGATTGTGTtgtgatgattgatgtggaaggctCTACACTGAGTGTGGCAGGATCCCTGAGCAAGTGGGCCTGGGCTGGGTAAGAGACCTGGCTAAGTATGAGACAGTGACCAAGAAGGAAACTAAGATTTGTTCATGGTTTTTGCCTTTTCTTGAAGCTTGAGTTTCTATCCTAACCTCCAGGACTGATGGTTGTCATGTGACTGGACCAAACAAGTGAACCTGTTTATTTGCTGAGATGCTTTTGGTTAGAGAATTGAATCAAAGTAGGAGAGTAGCAAgttagaacaaaaaaagaaaaggttattttgttgctgGACAGAAACTAGAGAAACTAGAAATGTTCTCCTTCAGAGGAACCTGGTAAATATCAGGGCTTGAGATGGCAAACAGCATAGAAAGCTGTATTCAGAGCTTAGTCGTCTGTTGTTGTAGCACCTGAAAGACTGGAGTCATGCAAGTAATGCAGTCAGAAGTTGAGGTCATAGGATTTCAGTGGAAAATAGACTCCATGAAAAATTTAGCTAGAGgtcatttatgtggtattttgacCCCAGGTCTTTCTTATTCCACCCATGCTCTGAGAAATTGAGCAAGgcagatttaaaaaacaattaggTATATTTCTCAGGTGAAATATTGAATCTGTTAGATGATTATTACTAGTAACTCATTCTGGactacaagaaaaaaacaacaagttGAGCAGAAATAAAGGCAAAGTCTGTGGTTTGTAGAGAAAAGCAGCCCTCGGAAGTTACACATGTCAGCCAAATGCTGAGACAGAGGCATGAATTTTCAAAGAGATTATCACCATTAAAGAGAAGGACTTTGCTCAGGATTGGAAGCCTAAGAAGGTGAATTAAGGGAAACAGGCCCTCCTGCTAAGCCTTCAGTTAATGGAAGGGGGAGTTGGCAAAGTCGTTCCTAGACCCAGGAAGGAACTTCATATAAAACCTGCTACTACTGGTCCAAGCGTGGCACCCAAGTTCTGGAAATAAGAAAGATGGAAAATGTAAGGTTATGGATTCTTCCCCCGTGGTTTCAGTTCAGCACTGTTCCAGCCATCTATGTTTGGCAGAGTGAGATCCCCAGTGAGGGAGGACACTGTGAGAGTGCATGGGATGAATCTGAGGATGAAGCCTGAGTTGCATTTGAGACCACAAGATATAGAGATACCAAGTTATAGACACCTGTCATGGAGAGCTGCATATAGCAAGTGGAGGTAACAAAGCCGAGAGATGTATGAGAAGTTGCAGGGATATGGCCATCTAAGCCTTTTGAATCTGAAGCTCCTTGTGTCTGAGATAGAGCTGCACGATTTGGTGTTTGTCCTGCTAGGTTTCATGCTTTGGTCCAATCTTCCCTCACTATGTACTCATTCCTCTCTACTGGAATGGGAAGGGGTATTCTGTGCCTTTGTATGTTGGAAAGATGTAACTTGCTTTCTGATTTTACAAGATGTGACAATCAAGAGTGTCAGAAGTGATTTGGGGCATTTGAAGAGTGTATGGGCTGCTGCAGGCTATTAGGGTCATGGGAAGCTCCTGATTAGCTGCCTGTGAGGGATGGTTTTCCTAGAATTGACTTGTTTGgacttttccagttctgggaaacagaaacttaggtcTAGTTTCCCAACCTGTCAGTTTACAACCTGTCCTGGAGGAGTCAGCCTTGCTCTGGCCAACTCAGTTCTCTAAATAGAACTGCTTTTGTAGGAGGAACCTTTCTAGATGATTAGTTATTGGGGATGACATTTGGGTGTCTATAGACTCAACCCATTtcctgtgtggggtgtgtgtggtgtgtgtgtgtgtgtgtgtgtgtgtgtgtgtgtgtgtgtgtgtattgtgtattggTTGTACCTGATTAGTCAGCTTCCTTCTTATGTTGTCTTGCCTTCAGCATTATAGACTCTAACCCTAAATCACATAAGATGCATTTGAAGCAATTGCTATTCAATGCTAAGGTATTTTGCaagcctggttttttttttttaataattttaattttgtttttgttcttgaggACAAAgcttctctatatagccctggctgtcctgaaagtaggtgtgtagaaCATTGTGCCTCAACCGTAaatggtccacctgcctctgactccagagtCCCAGGATTCAATGTGGGCCAATATGccctgctttttctttgtttgttcgtttttataTTATTGGCTGATGGGTTGGACTGTGAGTTTTGGCACATGTCAAGCATATGCTGCTGTGTTGATCTTCATCCACGTtatgaattttgaaatttgatAGAGAGCATATTCTGTTTCTCAGGATGGCATGTATTCATGACATTCATACTGCCTAGCTATATTGCCTGAGCTTTCTGAGTCATTGGACTGCATATGACATTTTTCCTACCTGTTGCGTTTGTGttgatttattttaatgaatatgtatattttgcctgtatgaatGAATATCACATCATGTATGCCTAATCCCCATAGTAGTCAGAAAATGTCTTCAGAATTCCTGAACTTGGAGTAATCAATAGTTGTGAAGCTCCCTTCTAACTACTGGCAATTGAGgccaattattatttttttttgctttgatcaatgtttattttctttatgaaaaaatCTTCATAGAAAATGGCTTTAGCTTTCAGCAGCCCattcctgagctctgaggaagCTTGCCTTCTTTTGAGCAACCCGGTCTTTCTTCTGGGCAAGAGACATTTTGGGACGATTCCACCTCTTCTTCTTCACTTCTCTCTTGGGCTTCTTGTCATAGACTGGATTCTCTCGGATAGCAGCAtgagctttcttatacatctcctCCATCATGTCTGGAGTCACGTTGTTCTTGATGTACTGAGAGAACTGTTTCTTATAcgcatcctcatcctcctccatcAGGTAGCGCATGTAGTCTGCCACATTCTGACCCATGATGTGCTTCCGGTGCACCTCTGCATTGAACTCCTTGCTTTCAGAGTCATGGCCAGGGAATCGTTTGGTACTATGGGGGATAGACAAGACTCCATCCACAGCTCCCTTCAGGGCGCCAAAAACTTTATTGCCAGTTGTAGTTCGGGCAAGACCCGCATCCAAATAGCAAGTGAAGGCACCAGGCTGACCGTCAATGCTTTCCACATTGTACTCGTCTCCATTCACCTCCACTTGGCCTTCATAGATCTTGTCCATGCCAAACCTATTCAGAAGCCTGCGGGCCAGCAGCAGGCCAGTGCAATAGGCTGCAGCATAGTTTGTCAAGCCAACTTTCACACCGTATTTTGGAAGTTCAtgtgcatatggtgcacagacgaTCATATCCCCTTCTATACGGGCATATGCAATCTGGCAGATGATGTCTCTGTTCGTTACACGAACTATCATCCTGTATTTTGGTGTGTTGTACTTATTTTTGTCCTGGACCACCAATCGTTTCCGTGCACAGTAGTCAGTTTTACCCCCTCGCCACCTTCTAAATCTCACTTGGTATCTTTTAAAGTAGGCCTTATTCTTGACAACTTTCATGAACCCCATCCTGCGAAACAGAGACCCGCAACTGCGGAGGCCAATTATTTTTAAGACCTGCAAGAGCTCTTCACTGCTGAACCAGCTCCTGTCCTATGTTGCTTATTTAGGATCAACATTTACATTGCCAATATTTTCAGCTATCTGTTTGTATCTGTTCAAACATTCATCCCCTTTTAGTAAGATCTCATTACTGTTACAGTTTAAACTGGGCCAACTCAAGATTCTGGAAGAAGAATACAGAACTGCAGTGAATGTAATTCTTTGTAGGAACTCTAGTAAAAACCTCTGagtcctttctatctttcttgtttgtttgattaattTTTCATAGGAGACACAGGGTCTTAatatgtacctctggctgtcctggatagaCCTCAgatatacctgcctctgcctcctgagtgcttggattaaagacatgagcctaTAAGCTCACTTGATATTTTTTGCAGTTAGTAATTGTTCATACAATTTCTCTGTGTACTCAGTACTgcgcccctctctctctctctctctctctctctctctctctctctctctctccattaatTAACATTTCTCTTGCAAGGCTATATCCTACTCAATGAGCAAAGAAATGACAGAGGTGAACCTTATTActcagttttcttctaagatgatTTGGTAATTACATTAGAACATCTGGGTCAAGAAATAAGTGGGGGAAATATCAGAAACATACATTTACAGTGATATCTGTATCATGGTTTCTGTTGTACTAATGTATGGGATATTTCAGGATGCATTGACCTATGATGATGTACATGTGAACTTCACCCGAGAAGaatgggctttgctggatccttcacagaagagtctctacaaagatgtgatgcagGAGACCTACAGGAACCTCAGTGCTATAGGTAAGActgaattttctttcagtttttaaaatgaggaaacaaatgttcctttgttactgttgcttttctgtaacttcagttGAGAATAAAGAAGAATGAGGTGAAAAGATCAAGTTCACTGAAGATAGTAACTTAAATGTTGCCTAATTTCCAATAATATATCATACATTTTCTGGCATTATATTTTAGGTTACAATTGGGAAGACCATACTATTGAAGAACATTGTCAAAGTTTCAGAAGGcatggaaggtaattttcatgtGCAAGTTGGTATGAACATGCCTCTGAAGAAATGTTAGTACGTCCtagaacttttaaagaaaagcaacagtggtaaaaaaaaaaaaaagcacttcttTAAGTGTATTGATTAGTAAATTCTCACAAATCCATGTACCTCAATGTCAGGTGTCTGATTTGTGTTTTGCAAGGCATTCctctaagaaagaagacaaagaaacagtgccTTAGCCTTACCATTTGAATCATAGCCACATTACAGCCACTCTGTAAACCTGCCAATCTGTCTagtctcataacacacacacacacacacacacacacacacacacacacagagagagagagagagtaggtgaTAAGTTTATGTTTCTAATAGGCAAATATATCATAGTAAAACTGATTACTCATATACTAACATTGTTAAGTTTAAGTGAGAGGGACAGTTCATGAGAGTCAAGAATGTTGTTGAAGAGAAACCTTAATTCTTATACCATATGACTATGATAAACAAAAAGTCAAACTGTGTGAATGCAATGTGGAAccatttcatttgttattttaacaGCTATATCCTGTGTCACAATGGATACAAGCCATGTGAGCACAAGGATATGGAAAGAAgcaatgccccccacccccagaacaaTTAAGATATATGTAGCAGTCCACATTTGAGCAGACTTTCTCAGTGTGATACAAGTTTATAATTAGTTGGTTTCCCAACTTCATTGGGAATATATCCATAAAGTCACATAGCAGAAAATCCCTAGGAATACTAGGATTGTGGAAATCCCTTTCCGTTTGTCCTGATTCACTTGGCCGATGTGGTATGCAAATGTAGTGTATTTcacaataaatgaaaacatatgaatgtactcaatgtggtaaagctctgagctcttccatttctcttcaaatatatgagaaatCTCATAGAGCAAAAGGATGGTACAAATGTGAGCCATGTAATCACACTTTTACCAACCCATAGTGAATGGGAAACCATGAGTGTAAACAAAGGGATACAACCGTAAGATGTGATTCTTCTTTACAATTAGACCAAATTATAGAATTAATTTCCACAGGTTAAAAAGATTCATTAGTTTAGTGGTAAAGCTTTCCCATGTGCCCACTATCTATCTTTGCAGGCATGAAAGatgtcatactggagagaaaccctctgaaaatactcagtgtggtaaagcctttgcacaacgTAGTCATCTCCAAAGACATAATAGGACACGtactggagagaaactctatGAAAGTAAGCCACGTGATAAAGCCTTTACATACGATTCTCAGCTTCAAAAtcttgaaagaattcatactggagaaaaaccctacaaatgtaatcaatgtggtaaagcctttgaacGTCATTGTAATCTTGGAAGGCATAAACTAATACATACTGGAAGAAAATCCTACAAAtgcaatcagtgtggtaaagccttttcacaaaACAGTCATCTCCAAACACATAATAGTACACATTCTAGAGAGGAACTCTATAAATGTAAGCAATGTGGTAAATCCTTTACATGCCGTAATGAACTTCAAAGTCATAAAaggattcatactggagagaaatccTATGAAtgcaatcagtgtggtaaagcctttaaaTCTCATctttatctccaagtacataaaagaatacatactggagagaagccctatgtatgtgatcaatgtggtaaagactTTGTAGTTCAGAGAGATcttaaaagacataaaagaacacatactggagagaaaccttacaaatgtgatcaatgtggtaaagcctttgcatctcatcgttatctccaagtacataaaagaatacatactcgagagaagctctatgaatgtgatcaatgtggtaaagcctttgcacaactcGGTCATCTCCAAGTTCATggaataacacatactggagagaaaccttatgaatgtgatcaatgtggtaaagcctttgcatctcatagttatctccaagtacataaaagaatacatactggagagaagccctatgtatgtgattggtgtggtaaagcctttgcatctcatagttatctgcaagtacataaaagaatacatactggagaaaaTCTccatgaatgtgatcaatgtggtaaagcctttgcatctcatagttatctgcaagtacataaaagaatacatactggagagaagctctatgaatgtgatcaatgtggtaaagcctttacatctcatagttatctccaagtacataagagaatacatactggagagaagccctatgtatgtgatcaatgtggtaaagactTTGTAGTTCCGAGTGAGcttaaaagacataaaagaacacatactggagagaaaccttacaaatgtaatgaatgtggtaaggcctttgtaggtcagaatgatcttaaaaaacataaaagaatacatactggagagaaaccttacaaatgtaatgaatgtggtaaagcctttgtatggATTGGTAATCTCCGAACACATAAAGTactacatactggagagaaaccttacaaatgtaatgaatgtggtaaagcctttgcatgtaGCACTAGTCTCCGAACACATAAAGCAATACATACTGGAGTGAAACCTTTCGAATGtaagcaatgtggtaaagcctttgtaggtcagaatgaccttaaaaggcatgaaagaattcatactggagagaaaccttaccaatgtaatgaatgtggtaaagcctttgtatttGATGCTAGTCTCCGAAAACATAGAGCAATACATACTGGAgtgaaaccttatgaatgtaagcaatgtggtaaagcctttgtaggtcagaatgaccttaaaaggcatgaaagaattcatactggagagaaaccttacgaatgtaatgaatgtggtaaagccttttcacaatcAAGCCAACTCCAACTacataaaaaaacacatacatactaaagagtaaccctatgaatgtaaccaatgtagtAAAGCCTTTATTGTGATATTCAAAGGTATGGTGGTTAAAATATACGTGGCCCATGGCAAGTGGCATTGTTAtgaggtatggcctttttggagtagatgtggcctttgaggaagtatgtcactgtgtgtgtgtgtgtgggcggggCTTTCAGACCCCATGCTTAAACTCTACCCAGGGCAGAagagtcttctggctgccttctgatcaagatgtagaactctctccagcaccatgtctgcttggacaCTGACATTCCTTCCaccttgataatagactgaacctctgaatctgtatacctcccctccccccaattaaatgtcctttctaagagttgccttggtcatggtatcttttcacagcattaaaacccaaATTAACACAAACAGCATAAAAGATACCACACTAGAGAGAAACTATGAATGTACTAAATATAGTGAAGCCTTTGCATATTTCTATAGCTCTCACTATATCAAAAGTATTCATACTTGCATTCACTGAAACCCTGTGAATGCAGAAAATAGCATTCTTGAGAAAAGCCGTATAAATGGGCTCAGTGTGGTAAAGTCTTTGTGTTTTGAAATCTGCATACATACTTAACAAGTCAAAAACATGGTCAAAGTAAATGCCAGGAGTCTATTGGAAAAAAGCTGAGTTAGAAAGAtagggattggggttggggatttagcttagtggtagagcgcttgcttaggaagcgcaaggccctgggttcggtccccagctccagaaaaaaaaaaaagaaccaaaaaaaaagaaagatagggaTTATGAATAGGGTGGTTTGGTGTGCAGGTAGTGCTAGGaagttaggggttagggttaaagGGTTGGGGGGTGgtgtgggttagggttagggggtggACAGGTAGGGTTAGGTTCAGGTGTTTAGGATTAGGGGATTAGGAAAAGTGTGAAtttggggaaggaaatgggaggaggtTGATTGTGGGACAGGGAGGGATGAAAAGGATATATAGTATTCATAAAAGTCCTCAAATACAAAAACAAGTTGAAAAGCTTCAACGTAAATAGATTGGGGGGTAAGGAAAATTGTTACTACATACAttaatgaaattcagaaaaatcattAGGCCTTATCTTAGAAATCATTTATTCCAATAAAGTGGAAAACTGTAAAATAAAGTACATAGATGTCTGGACATATATAACCTACAAAAGTAAATCCtgaagatctaaaaaaaaaaaaaaaaaattgagcaggGTTGTAGAAAGCAGTACAAGTGAAGTAGTGATCAAATATTTACCAGACCTTCAATGAAATACACAAATGCTTCTCAAAGTATGCTATTAAATAGCAAAGGAAGGTTAAATTACCAAACTCTTTATGAAGTTAGTATTACCTACCCTAGTACTAAAACCAGATAAACACAGTCCAGTCTCCaacataaatatatgcaaaatttctttaaaaatacctgCAAACTCTTCaataataaatcacaaaattacCATGATCAAACTGGTTTATTCCAGAGAGGTAGTGCTGGCTCAATATgtcaataaattttataaatttctatAATCTCTTGTTTTTTGATAGAATAGAAATAACATTTCAATCATGTCAAATATCCCATAGAAACTCAGaatataagaaacacatctcaccATAATAATATATGTTTCAAGCAGTAGCCTTATCAACCAGTAAAAATATATTGAGAAAGAAACCtgggaaataatcccattcaaaacaacttaaaatccaagcccccccccccaaaaaaaatctctTGAATTAAACCTGACCAAGGAAGTGAACGTCCTCTGTAATGAAAATTTTATAGATACTGAATAAAATGtcctcaaatgtctttttttttaaggtatgtaACTGAGGCTAGGGTACATgttacatgaacacacacacacacgcctgcagTAGTGGCGGCCTGCAACatgcaaggattttttttcttcactaaatGTTTGTGTCATCTTTGGCTGTCTAGACATGTTTAAATTCATGCTGGCATAAGAATATATGCTCAATGCCTCCTTAGATATTTAGACTGAAGTTTTGTGTAACAAATATCAGTTTATTACCCCTAGGATGGCGAGCCAACTCGAGACAGAATAAGCAGTAAACAACACAACACTTAGCATTCAAGATTGAGCGACACAGATTCCAGCTCTGAGTCCCACACCAATGGAGTGCTAGACAGCATCTTAGAACCTTCAACTGTAAAACTGACTAAATAGCACATA
Protein-coding sequences here:
- the Rpl5l1 gene encoding large ribosomal subunit protein uL18-like, giving the protein MGFMKVVKNKAYFKRYQVRFRRWRGGKTDYCARKRLVVQDKNKYNTPKYRMIVRVTNRDIICQIAYARIEGDMIVCAPYAHELPKYGVKVGLTNYAAAYCTGLLLARRLLNRFGMDKIYEGQVEVNGDEYNVESIDGQPGAFTCYLDAGLARTTTGNKVFGALKGAVDGVLSIPHSTKRFPGHDSESKEFNAEVHRKHIMGQNVADYMRYLMEEDEDAYKKQFSQYIKNNVTPDMMEEMYKKAHAAIRENPVYDKKPKREVKKKRWNRPKMSLAQKKDRVAQKKASFLRAQEWAAES
- the Zfp120l2 gene encoding zinc finger protein 120 like 2: MDALTYDDVHVNFTREEWALLDPSQKSLYKDVMQETYRNLSAIGYNWEDHTIEEHCQSFRRHGRHERCHTGEKPSENTQCGKAFAQRSHLQRHNRTRTGEKLYESKPRDKAFTYDSQLQNLERIHTGEKPYKCNQCGKAFERHCNLGRHKLIHTGRKSYKCNQCGKAFSQNSHLQTHNSTHSREELYKCKQCGKSFTCRNELQSHKRIHTGEKSYECNQCGKAFKSHLYLQVHKRIHTGEKPYVCDQCGKDFVVQRDLKRHKRTHTGEKPYKCDQCGKAFASHRYLQVHKRIHTREKLYECDQCGKAFAQLGHLQVHGITHTGEKPYECDQCGKAFASHSYLQVHKRIHTGEKPYVCDWCGKAFASHSYLQVHKRIHTGENLHECDQCGKAFASHSYLQVHKRIHTGEKLYECDQCGKAFTSHSYLQVHKRIHTGEKPYVCDQCGKDFVVPSELKRHKRTHTGEKPYKCNECGKAFVGQNDLKKHKRIHTGEKPYKCNECGKAFVWIGNLRTHKVLHTGEKPYKCNECGKAFACSTSLRTHKAIHTGVKPFECKQCGKAFVGQNDLKRHERIHTGEKPYQCNECGKAFVFDASLRKHRAIHTGVKPYECKQCGKAFVGQNDLKRHERIHTGEKPYECNECGKAFSQSSQLQLHKKTHTY
- the Zfp120l2 gene encoding zinc finger protein 120 like 2 isoform X1, which encodes MDALTYDDVHVNFTREEWALLDPSQKSLYKDVMQETYRNLSAIGYNWEDHTIEEHCQSFRRHGR